The Pedobacter ginsengisoli region AGTGGGCGATTTTGATGTAAATGAAGTTGAACAGTTAATTAAAACGAATTTCTCTGGTCTTACCAATCCCGCAAATCCAAGACCTCGTTTAAATTACGACTTACCCGATAACAAAGAACCACTTGTTAAGGTAATTACTGATCCTGAACAACCATATGATGTAGCTATGATCATGTATAAATTACGTGGACAAGTAACAAAAACCACAGCAGGTTTTAAAAAGAGACTCATGTATGGTATGATAAACAGTATGCTAGGCGCTAGATTTACTGAGATTTTGCAGAAAGAAAATGCTCCTTTTATATTCGCACAAAGTTCATTTGGGGCATATCAGGGAGGCTTGGTTTCTGGGATGAATGCTTTTCAAACTGTAGTGGCAGCAAAATCCGGCGATCAGTTGGAGAAGGCGTTTGCAGGTGCTATTGCAGAAAATGAAAGGATGAGTAGATTTGGTTTTGTTCAATCAGAACTGGATGTCGCCAAGAAAAACATTCTTGCCGGCAATGAAAAACAATATAAAGAAAAAGATAAAACTGCTTCTTCAAATTTTGTGCAGCAATACCTGAATAACTTCCTAAAGGGAAGCGTTATTCCATCTATTGACTATACCTATACAGAAACCCAAAAAGCTGTTGCGGACATTACACTTAGTGAGATAAATTCTCTGGTAAAAACACTTACTCCAAAGGAGAACCAGATAATCATTGTGCAAGCTCCTGAAAAAGATAAAGCAAGCCTTCCTACAGAAACACAACTAATTGCAGCTGTAAAAAATGCGGGTACAGGAATTACCGCCTATGTAGATAATTCATTAAATAAGCCCCTGTTAGAGAAAAAACCTACGGCAGGCAAAGTTATTACTGAAAGAAAGATTGATGCTGTAGGCGTTACTGAATTAACCCTTAGCAATGGAATTAAAGTACTTCTCAAGCCAACAGATTTCAAAAATGATCAGATTATCTTTAGCTCATTTTCTAAAGGAGGAATTTCTACAGCTAATGATGAAGATCTTGAATCAGCACAAATGGCAAGTCTGATTGCACAAAGTGGTGTTGGCGAATTTAATCCAACACAACTATCAAAATTACTAGCAGGTAATACAGGCAGAGCAGGTGCATACATAGATGATCTTTATCAGGGTTTTAGCGGAAGCTCCTCTCCAAAAGATGTGGAGACCGCTTTTCAAATGATTTATGCCTATGCGACCAACCCTAGAAAGGATGCTGAGATATTTAACAAAAACATCTCTGACTATAAGGTTGTGCTTGGAAATAAAAATGCTAATCCAAACAGTGTATTTAGCGACACCGTTCAGGCAGTATTATCTTCGTACAACAAGCGTGCTATGCCTACTAACCTTGAAGACCTGGACAAAGTTTCTCTTGAAAAAGCTTTTAACTTTTACAAGGACCGTTTTGCGGATGCCAGTGAGCAGACTTTCGTAATTGTGGGCGCATTTGACATTAATACCATTAAGCCTTTTATTGAAACGTACATTGCCAGCTTACCTGCACTAAATAAAAAACAAGATTTTATAGATCGCGGAATCAGAGCGCCTAAAGGAAAGATCAGTAAAACTGTTTATAAAGGCCTGGAAGATAAAGCTGCTGTGGAATTATACCTCCATGGCGACTACACCTTTAATGCCGACAACAACATACAGCTAGACGCACTAAAAGGGGCCTTAGAAATAAAAATTCTGGAACGCTTACGTGAAAAAGAAAGTGGTGTTTATAGTCCACAGGTTGGCCTTAGCCTGGAAAAATACCCTGCCGGACATTACTACTTCAACATTTCATTTAGTTGCGCACCTGCAAATGTAGAAAAGCTTATTGCCGCAGCATTGGACGAAGTAAGCAAGATTAAAACAAATGGTGCTTCTTCAGATGACATCACGAAATTCAAATCTGAAGAGCAACGTCAGTTAGAACTCAATTTGCGAAACAACAATTATTGGTTAGGCTACCTTAGCAGCCGTTTAAAAAATGGAGAAGATTTAGATCAGGTCCTGAGTGAAAAACAGAGGTTAAACAACGTTACTATTGAAAGCACTAAAGCTTCTGCTCAGAAATACTTAAATGACGAAAACTACATCAGATTAGTTTTGTTGCCTCAGCAAAAATAGATTTGCTCATTAACAAAAAAAGGGTGTTTTAAAATATGATCATATTTTAAAACACCCTTTTTCTATTTTGAAGATTTCCTTAATTTGGTGCCAGCGTTTCTTTCGCTTGTATTCCTACTGGTCCACTAGGTTCACTTTCATTCTTTAGTCTATCCAGTGCCGTAACCAGGTAATTGTATCTTTTGCCGCTATCTACGTCAGTATCTATATAAGATGTAAATTCCTCAAAACTTATCTTTAAAATATTCCTGGCATTTAGTATCCCAATTTTCTCTCCTTCTTCAAAACGATAAATTACATATCCTGAGGCTGTTTCTCCATCCTCTGCCGGATGAGGTTTTTCCCATTTTAAATGCACTCCATCATTCAGTGCATCTGCAACAAGCTGTTGTGGCTGATTCGGCATTACATCATCAAGCCATGGCATTTGGGGTGGAAGTGCCGGGTATTTATAAAAATCATTTTTTAAGGAATCGCCGAATGCACGGGCTACGGTTGAAAAAGATTTGGAACTAAAGTACACACTACCTTGTACCCTATTATTTTTCCTGATATACCTGATCTGATCTGGCATCTGCTTTGGTAATCGCCAGGCAGCTTCCATCCTTTGGTTCACCAGATAAGCGGCTTGCCCAATATAAAGATGTCTGCCAAAAGCGTTGTTGCTCCACCAATCCACTAATGTAGCAAATGGCGCCACCCTTCGTGTAAAGCTAAAGTATATCTGGGGGTTAATGTAGTCCACCCAACCTTCTTTAACCCACTTTCTGGAATCAGCAAAAAGTTCTGCATAATTAGACAACCCACTGGTTGCGGAACCTAATGAGTCTTCATATTTGTTCCTCCAAATCCCAAAAGGGCTAACTCCAAACTTAACATACTTTTTATAATAATGAATGCTATCATTTAACTGCTTTATAAGTACATCAACATTGTTTCTTCTCCAATCGTTTATGTCTGTAAATCCATTGGCATATTTACTGAAAGTTGCAGCATCATTTATTCGTTGACCTTCAACTTTATATGGATAAAAATAATCATCAAAATGAATTCCATCAACATCATATCCTTTTACAACATCCAGAATAACCTGAACGATATACTCTCTAACCTCAGGTATTCCTGGATCAAATTGTTTTTTACCGGCATAGGTAAAAAACAAGTCTGGGCGCTTTCTGGTCATATGGCTTTCGTGTACCACCGTATTTGGACTCATGGTTGCTCTGTAAGGATTAAACCATGCATGAAGCTCTATTCCTCTTGAATGAGCTTCTTTAATAGCAAAAGCTAATGGATCATACCCCGGACTGGGAGCAATCCCTTGCTTTCCCATTAACCATTGGCTCCAGGGTTCCCGTGAATGTGCATAAAAAGCATCAGCGGCAGGTCTAACCTGTAGCATTATGGCATTAATACCGTTCTCTTTATGTTTCTCCAGGATACCAATAAGCTCCTGTTTTTGTTGGTCTACACTGAGTCCAGGCTTAGACGGCCAGTCTATATTGGCAACGGTTGCCACCCAAACCCCTCTAAACTCTCTTTTTGGAGCAATTTTTGATGTGTCTTGCGCAAAAAGAGATAATGATTGTACTATGGTTAATAATAGTGCATAAAAAGTGAGTTTAAACATCCTTTCTAATTTGTGGTAATATAAAATTTAGTTTCATTTGTTGTGTTCAGAATACAGTTCAGTCCCCTAATCTTAGCAAGTAAACGATTTTTTTCAAAGTCTCATACAAATAGAATGTTTTTTTTACCATTTGTTATATTTTTATTTATGTTCGCGCCTCAACCTAATTTAGTTAAGAATCGAAGTAATGTCAGATAAGAGTGATCCAGTAAATAAAGGCGACCGCAATAAAATCTATTTTTTAGTTGTCGTTATTGTTGCACTACTAGGTACCAATGCCTATCTTTTTATTAAAGATAAAAAGGAGAATGAGCGATTTGTTACGATTAGCACAGAGAAAGATCGTTTAAAACTGGAGGTTGAAAAAATTGAAGTTGAGCTTGACAAGGTAAATGCCCTGAACCTTACCTTAAGTGATAAATTGATCAAGGAACAGGAACTTGCACGTGGTAAAATTGCAGAACTAAAAGCAGCCCTTCAAAATGGTGCCCTTACCCAGGAACAGCTAGAGACTGCACAAAAAGAAGTACGTGAACTTCGGGAATTTGTAAAAGTTTATAATGAGGACATCCTTCGTCTAAAGAAAGAAAATTCCTTACTTAAAAATGAGAGAGATAGCTTGAAGGCTTCTGCCAACTCTGCAAGCGAGAGGGCAAGTGAACTTGAAAAAAGGAACGAGGAGTTAAATGCAAAAGTAAAAACCGGTGCGGCCCTAAAAGCATCAAACGTGCACATTATTGCATACAGAGTAAAAAATAGTGGCAAAAATATTGAAGTAACACGTGCCAGTTCTGCAAAAAAATTAAGCGTAAAATTTGATATTGTGCCTAATCAGCTGGCTCAAAAAGATTATCACAAAATCTATCTAAGAGTATTTGATCCGGCAGGTAACCTCATAGCCAATGAGAACAATATGTTTGAAGCGGACGGACAGGAAATGCAGTTCAGTTCATCCACATCTATTTCCTATAATGACGACAACACGAGCTTTAATATGGACTGGATTAATCCTAAAGAATTTATAAAAGGAGAATATTCAATCATTCTATACGCCGACGGCTATACTATGGGCAGGGCCGAAATTGTTTTAAGATAAAGGGAAACTCAAATAAAAAGTAGTCCCTACCTCGCCAAGCGATTTAAACTCTACAGTCCCTCCCGCATTCTCTACTGCCTGTTTAACAAAAGCTAAGCCTAAGCCTGTTCCTGATGATTTTGTTGTGAAATTAGGTACAAAGATTTTATCCTGCAAAGAAGCGTCAATCCCTTTTCCATTATCTTCCACTTCAATAAATACGCGTTCCAGATTATTCGAAATGCTTACTTTTATAATACACATCGTATCAACATGTGCCGCTTCGATTGCATTTTTAAAAAGATTATTAAAGGTGCGCAGCACCTGATCCTTATCGCCAAGTACAACAACATCTGTGTCCGTGTTGTTTAGGATATAAATTTCTGCATCTTCAGTATTTCTAAAAACATCTCTCGCCTGTCCAATTATAGGTAATAACTGGAGTTTCTCCAATTTTGTATCAGGCATTTTAGCAAAATTAGAGAACTCAGACGCGATAGTTGATAAGCTATCGATCTGCTCAATAAATGATTTACTGAACCTTTCGAATTTCTTTTGAAAATTAGGATCATTTTCTTTCCAGGATTTTTCGAGTAGCTGTACCCCAAGCTTTAAGGGCGTTAGCGGGTTCTTAATTTCATGAGCAACCTGTTTGGCCATTTCACGCCAGGCACTTTCTCTTTCAGAACGGGCTAGTTTAACTGCACTTTCTTCCAGTGCAGCGATCATCTTGTTATACTCCTTTATAAGTGACCCGATTTCATCATGCCGTGACCATACAATAGGCTGGTTCTTTTGCCCCCATTTTGTTTTTTTGATGCTATCCTGAATAAATGTTAGCGGACTGGTAATCTGGTTGGCCAGAAATACCGCCAGTATTCCAATAGCCACAAAAACCAAGGCATATATATTAATCAGAGTATTGATAAACACACCTATTCTGCTTTGATAATCTGCCTCATTCGAATAATAAGGCATACCAATGTAGGCTATAGTTTGATTCTGGGCATTTCTAATAGGTGCGTATGCCGAAGAGTAGGTAAAATTATTTATTCGTTCTGAGGGGTCAATATAATCTGATCCTTGTAATTTATTTAAGTAAAGAAATGCCTTTGAAGCCATTCGTCTGCTTATAATACCCAGATCATACATTTTTGGAGTAGAAGTAAATAAGAGCACTCCATCTGTATCAAAAAGATTTAAATAAGCTGCATTGATATCAGCAAACTGATTAAAGTCATTTATGGCTTTATCTGTTGGAGCAGGCAAACCAGTCGTTAAAATTAGTTTCTCATAAGATTGTTGTACTT contains the following coding sequences:
- a CDS encoding glycoside hydrolase family 10 protein; translation: MFKLTFYALLLTIVQSLSLFAQDTSKIAPKREFRGVWVATVANIDWPSKPGLSVDQQKQELIGILEKHKENGINAIMLQVRPAADAFYAHSREPWSQWLMGKQGIAPSPGYDPLAFAIKEAHSRGIELHAWFNPYRATMSPNTVVHESHMTRKRPDLFFTYAGKKQFDPGIPEVREYIVQVILDVVKGYDVDGIHFDDYFYPYKVEGQRINDAATFSKYANGFTDINDWRRNNVDVLIKQLNDSIHYYKKYVKFGVSPFGIWRNKYEDSLGSATSGLSNYAELFADSRKWVKEGWVDYINPQIYFSFTRRVAPFATLVDWWSNNAFGRHLYIGQAAYLVNQRMEAAWRLPKQMPDQIRYIRKNNRVQGSVYFSSKSFSTVARAFGDSLKNDFYKYPALPPQMPWLDDVMPNQPQQLVADALNDGVHLKWEKPHPAEDGETASGYVIYRFEEGEKIGILNARNILKISFEEFTSYIDTDVDSGKRYNYLVTALDRLKNESEPSGPVGIQAKETLAPN
- a CDS encoding M16 family metallopeptidase, with amino-acid sequence MKRILNTLICGLAVFTVCNVPALAQKKNSAVKKTAATTVKKNNDALIPNDPNVKIGKLANGLTYYIRKNGEPKNRAELYLATRIGSLMEEDDQQGLAHFTEHMAFNGTKDFPKNDIINYLQKAGVRFGADLNAYTGFEQTVYQLPIPTDSAQVFKTGFKILANWAGKVVMEGEEIDKERGVIIEEDRQRGKNAQERMSKQLLPLLLKGSRYENRLPIGKIDILKSFTHDRIRSFYSDWYRPNLQAVIAVGDFDVNEVEQLIKTNFSGLTNPANPRPRLNYDLPDNKEPLVKVITDPEQPYDVAMIMYKLRGQVTKTTAGFKKRLMYGMINSMLGARFTEILQKENAPFIFAQSSFGAYQGGLVSGMNAFQTVVAAKSGDQLEKAFAGAIAENERMSRFGFVQSELDVAKKNILAGNEKQYKEKDKTASSNFVQQYLNNFLKGSVIPSIDYTYTETQKAVADITLSEINSLVKTLTPKENQIIIVQAPEKDKASLPTETQLIAAVKNAGTGITAYVDNSLNKPLLEKKPTAGKVITERKIDAVGVTELTLSNGIKVLLKPTDFKNDQIIFSSFSKGGISTANDEDLESAQMASLIAQSGVGEFNPTQLSKLLAGNTGRAGAYIDDLYQGFSGSSSPKDVETAFQMIYAYATNPRKDAEIFNKNISDYKVVLGNKNANPNSVFSDTVQAVLSSYNKRAMPTNLEDLDKVSLEKAFNFYKDRFADASEQTFVIVGAFDINTIKPFIETYIASLPALNKKQDFIDRGIRAPKGKISKTVYKGLEDKAAVELYLHGDYTFNADNNIQLDALKGALEIKILERLREKESGVYSPQVGLSLEKYPAGHYYFNISFSCAPANVEKLIAAALDEVSKIKTNGASSDDITKFKSEEQRQLELNLRNNNYWLGYLSSRLKNGEDLDQVLSEKQRLNNVTIESTKASAQKYLNDENYIRLVLLPQQK